A region of Oncorhynchus masou masou isolate Uvic2021 chromosome 29, UVic_Omas_1.1, whole genome shotgun sequence DNA encodes the following proteins:
- the crfb2 gene encoding cytokine receptor family member b2: MSPVIWMVTWLLQAHSAVCDLPAPVNVTLSSRHFVHQLRWDPGSGSPRSVYYRVMILSSRVGQSWEVVAGCEHVESPLVCNLTKAFSSRSYTYYNRVFAVSGNEVSPPGNQSGFKPIDGTLLDPPVVSVKACGSNLCVNLRPPVDGLWDVYDKFHYSLSIRSSRHGAKFSEEMTSLKEKILNNLAPGREYCVSVRIRGSVERSDKNSSYSQPHCAFTAVKYNAGVELSVVLCLLVLSGLCTSTLLFCTGFICLRQHLPEVLISIQHHEESLYPVPCDEKPCPLVLLVPPSPPSGSTGKDTESEEESEAETERSSGGGQGYKTRGITAGLTSHNPLSSSSSSRAEVFLHPYLSTRSLAYPTATSTDTKATAETQSNRPHIPLFITSDQQPESLLKPDGLSMSLSNNHPPSGPSQTSQLTEPDQCASRGQDLSFSLSSERDTGNAEGLHPEEESCLDVNLLSVTLGRHEEMKDPEHRCLGDPPEPTTPFLPSDTKSWATEPAITQTHTDTSEEEEDEEYFGYMRR, translated from the exons ATGTCTCCAGTGATATGGATGGTTACCTGGTTACTACAGGCACATTCAG CTGTGTGTGATCTGCCTGCTCCAGTCAATGTGACTCTCTCCTCCAGACATTTTGTCCACCAGCTGAGGTGGGACCCAGGCTCGGGGTCCCCCAGGAGCGTGTACTACCGCGTGATGATTCTCTCTAGCAG GGTTGGCCAGTCTTGGGAGGTGGTGGCTGGTTGTGAGCACGTGGAGTCCCCTCTGGTGTGTAACCTGACTAAAGCATTCTCAAGCCGCAGTTACACCTACTACAACAGGGTGTTCGCTGTGTCCGGGAACGAAGTCTCACCCCCGGGCAACCAAAGCGGCTTTAAACCCATCGATGGCA CCCTCCTGGACCCGCCCGTGGTGAGTGTTAAGGCCTGCGGCAGCAATCTGTGTGTGAACCTGAGGCCTCCTGTGGATGGCTTGTGGGATGTCTACGACAAGTTCCACTACAGTTTAAGCATCAGAAGCAGCAGGCATGGAGCTAAG TTCTCGGAGGAGATGACGTCTCTGAAAGAAAAGATTCTAAATAACCTGGCTCCAGGCAGAGAGTACTGTGTCTCCGTCAGAATAAGGGGCAGCGTGGAGAGAAGCGACAAGAACTCTTCCTACAGCCAACCACACTGTGCTTTCACAGCTGTCAAGTACAACGCag gcgTAGAGCTTTCAGTGGTTTTGTGTTTGCTTGtgttgtctgggctgtgtacttCTACCCTACTGTTCTGCACTGGATTCATCTGTCTGAGACAACACCTCCCAGAAGTACTG ATCTCAATACAACACCACGAGGAGAGCCTATACCCAGTGCCCTGTGATGAGAAACCATGTCCCTTAGTGCTTCTAGTGCCACCATCGCCCCCTTCAGGAAGCACTGGGAAGGACAcagagagtgaggaagaaagTGAGGCAGAGACAGAGCGAAGCAGTGGGGGAGGACAAGGATACAAGACACGAGGGATCACTGCTGGTCTGACCTCTCAtaaccccctctcttcctcctcttcctctagagcAGAGGTGTTCCTACACCCCTATCTAAGCACACGCTCTCTGGCATATCCTACTGCCACATCCACAGACACTAAGGCCACCGCTGAGACGCAGTCCAACCGCCCTCACATTCCTCTCTTCATAACCAGCGACCAGCAGCCTGAATCTCTGCTCAAACCTGACGGCCTCTCAATGTCTCTATCAAACAACCATCCACCGTCTGGACCCTCACAAACCAGTCAGCTTACAGAGCCAGATCAATGTGCCTCACGGGGACAGGACTTGAGCTTCAGTCTTTCCTCCGAGAGGGACACAGGGAATGCAGAGGGATTACATCCGGAGGAGGAGAGCTGCCTGGATGTCAACCTGCTGTCTGTAACCCTAGGTAGACATGAGGAGATGAAGGATCCAGAACACCGCTGTCTGGGGGATCCCCCTGAGCCCACCACTCCCTTCCTGCCCTCTGACACCAAGTCTTGGGCCACAGAGCCTGCCATAACACAGACGCACACTGATAcctctgaggaggaggaagatgaggagtaTTTTGGTTACATGAGGCGATGA
- the LOC135518928 gene encoding uncharacterized protein LOC135518928 isoform X2 produces MTRQHQTNMTNQKLDLKYPKEEYRLCVQASYERSESPLTVITFTPFTQTVIGPPTLSLDGCGNCLVINITLPEMETIQNVYGSNVHFQIYWKRAGETRIKETRTTHLSYMLENLNMGAEYCVRVHTMITTNQKTQLSEWRCAYTSIVEANRVPAVVAGVSVLLIVSGAGLMVLMFVLLYTGFLCKLKTHLPRSLTALVEGYLVTPERTVPDLVSISSEPDQQGKALTTKAHHNRENSNRAGEEEEDEEEEEEGGNGTVYMDRDVGLSFDSSSSTIQSQEASGANVVLLNVAGHSGGLSFETAAEEEEDVPVGVVVLGGQGQSEVKGELTKVISSLDGDQPRPLGLVGLGGEEEKEMREETSGNVNLFSVTLGALKREEEHETDVLLDCSKQEQKPLLPIDSLQRTLGLDSMGSQGEIQEDTGLVLSRADCTHKYFEYSDRHAVSCTKTYSDCLVMHTGTVQSHNETEEEEEEEDFSGYMGH; encoded by the exons ATGACCCGACAGCATCAAACCAACATGACAAATCAGAAGCTGGATCTGAAGTACCCCAAAGAAGAATACAGATTGTGTGTTCAGGCTTCCTACGAGCGCTCAGAGTCGCCCCTGACCGTGATCACCTTCACCCCCTTCACACAGA CTGTTATTGGTCCTCCGACATTGTCTTTGGATGGATGTGGCAATTGTCTGGTAATCAACATCACACTGCCTGAGATGGAAACCATTCAAAATGTCTATGGGAGCAACGTACACTTTCAGATCTACtggaagagagcaggagagactcGG ATCAAAGAGACCCGTACAACTCATTTAAGTTATATGCTGGAGAACTTGAATATGGGCGCAGAGTACTGTGTGAGGGTGCATACGATGATCACCACCAACCAAAAAACACAGCTTTCTGAGTGGAGGTGTGCATACACCAGTATTGTGGAGGCTAACAGAG tccctgCTGTTGTAGCTGGGGTGTCGGTTCTCCTCATTGTGAGTGGGGCAGGCCTGATGGTTCTCATGTTTGTCTTGCTCTACACTGGGTTCTTGTGCAAGTTGAAGACCCATCTGCCTAGATCACTG ACTGCCCTGGTTGAGGGCTACCTAGTCACCCCAGAGAGAACAGTTCCTGACCTGGTTTCCATATCCTCTGAGCCAGATCAACAAGGGAAGGCCCTCACAACTAAAGCACACCACAACAGAGAGAACTCGAACCGagcaggggaggaagaggaggatgaagaggaggaggaggaggggggaaacgGCACAGTCTACATGGACCGCGATGTGGGGCTCTCCTTTGATAGCAGCTCCAGCACCATACAGTCCCAGGAAGCATCAGGGGCTAATGTTGTCCTTCTTAACGTAGCAGGGCATTCTGGGGGGTTGAGTTTTGAGACAGCagctgaggaggaagaggacgttCCTGTGGGTGTGGTGGTGCTTGGAGGTCAGGGTCAGAGCGAGGTCAAAGGTGAACTAACGAAGGTCATTTCCAGCCTAGACGGAGATCAACCCAGACCTCTGGGACTTGTAGGgttgggtggagaggaggagaaagagatgagggaggagaccTCTGGTAATGTCAATCTGTTCTCTGTGACTCTGGGGGCTttaaagagggaggaggagcatGAGACAGATGTTTTATTAGACTGTTCCAAACAGGAGCAGAAGCCTCTACTTCCCATAGACTCATTACAGAGGACATTAGGACTGGACAGCATGGGATCACAGGGTGAGATACAGGAAGATACAGGCCTAGTACTGTCACGGGCAGACTGCACACACAAATACTTTGAATATTCAGATAGACATGCTGTCAGCTGTACAAAGACATACTCTGACTGCCTGGTAATGCACACTGGCACTGTGCAGTCTCACaatgagacagaggaggaggaggaagaagaagactTCTCAGGCTATATGGGACATTGA
- the LOC135518928 gene encoding interferon lambda receptor 1-like isoform X1, with protein sequence MKYLLLTIYLMLQCFYALCTLPAPVNVTVDSLNFHHVLRWIPGPGTPPGTMYKILHRENNMTRQHQTNMTNQKLDLKYPKEEYRLCVQASYERSESPLTVITFTPFTQTVIGPPTLSLDGCGNCLVINITLPEMETIQNVYGSNVHFQIYWKRAGETRIKETRTTHLSYMLENLNMGAEYCVRVHTMITTNQKTQLSEWRCAYTSIVEANRVPAVVAGVSVLLIVSGAGLMVLMFVLLYTGFLCKLKTHLPRSLTALVEGYLVTPERTVPDLVSISSEPDQQGKALTTKAHHNRENSNRAGEEEEDEEEEEEGGNGTVYMDRDVGLSFDSSSSTIQSQEASGANVVLLNVAGHSGGLSFETAAEEEEDVPVGVVVLGGQGQSEVKGELTKVISSLDGDQPRPLGLVGLGGEEEKEMREETSGNVNLFSVTLGALKREEEHETDVLLDCSKQEQKPLLPIDSLQRTLGLDSMGSQGEIQEDTGLVLSRADCTHKYFEYSDRHAVSCTKTYSDCLVMHTGTVQSHNETEEEEEEEDFSGYMGH encoded by the exons ATGAAATATTTACTTCTAACTATTTATTTGATGTTGCAGTGTTTTTATG CCCTGTGTACCCTCCCTGCTCCGGTCAATGTTACCGTCGATTCTCTCAACTTCCACCATGTTCTCCGCTGGATCCCTGGGCCAGGCACGCCACCCGGGACCATGTACAAGATCTTACACAG agaaaacaACATGACCCGACAGCATCAAACCAACATGACAAATCAGAAGCTGGATCTGAAGTACCCCAAAGAAGAATACAGATTGTGTGTTCAGGCTTCCTACGAGCGCTCAGAGTCGCCCCTGACCGTGATCACCTTCACCCCCTTCACACAGA CTGTTATTGGTCCTCCGACATTGTCTTTGGATGGATGTGGCAATTGTCTGGTAATCAACATCACACTGCCTGAGATGGAAACCATTCAAAATGTCTATGGGAGCAACGTACACTTTCAGATCTACtggaagagagcaggagagactcGG ATCAAAGAGACCCGTACAACTCATTTAAGTTATATGCTGGAGAACTTGAATATGGGCGCAGAGTACTGTGTGAGGGTGCATACGATGATCACCACCAACCAAAAAACACAGCTTTCTGAGTGGAGGTGTGCATACACCAGTATTGTGGAGGCTAACAGAG tccctgCTGTTGTAGCTGGGGTGTCGGTTCTCCTCATTGTGAGTGGGGCAGGCCTGATGGTTCTCATGTTTGTCTTGCTCTACACTGGGTTCTTGTGCAAGTTGAAGACCCATCTGCCTAGATCACTG ACTGCCCTGGTTGAGGGCTACCTAGTCACCCCAGAGAGAACAGTTCCTGACCTGGTTTCCATATCCTCTGAGCCAGATCAACAAGGGAAGGCCCTCACAACTAAAGCACACCACAACAGAGAGAACTCGAACCGagcaggggaggaagaggaggatgaagaggaggaggaggaggggggaaacgGCACAGTCTACATGGACCGCGATGTGGGGCTCTCCTTTGATAGCAGCTCCAGCACCATACAGTCCCAGGAAGCATCAGGGGCTAATGTTGTCCTTCTTAACGTAGCAGGGCATTCTGGGGGGTTGAGTTTTGAGACAGCagctgaggaggaagaggacgttCCTGTGGGTGTGGTGGTGCTTGGAGGTCAGGGTCAGAGCGAGGTCAAAGGTGAACTAACGAAGGTCATTTCCAGCCTAGACGGAGATCAACCCAGACCTCTGGGACTTGTAGGgttgggtggagaggaggagaaagagatgagggaggagaccTCTGGTAATGTCAATCTGTTCTCTGTGACTCTGGGGGCTttaaagagggaggaggagcatGAGACAGATGTTTTATTAGACTGTTCCAAACAGGAGCAGAAGCCTCTACTTCCCATAGACTCATTACAGAGGACATTAGGACTGGACAGCATGGGATCACAGGGTGAGATACAGGAAGATACAGGCCTAGTACTGTCACGGGCAGACTGCACACACAAATACTTTGAATATTCAGATAGACATGCTGTCAGCTGTACAAAGACATACTCTGACTGCCTGGTAATGCACACTGGCACTGTGCAGTCTCACaatgagacagaggaggaggaggaagaagaagactTCTCAGGCTATATGGGACATTGA